GTAGAACTTTTTAAACCCGAGTTAGAAACTTTTAATCTAAAAATGGAATTGAATATCGCGCAGGATATTCCAGAAGTATTCGCAGACGAAAAACAGATAGAACGGGTTGTTTCAAATCTTATTTCAAATGCTGTTAAATTTACATCGCCGGGTGGAAAGATAACAATAGATGCGAAAGTAGAAAGTGGGAAGTCGGAAGTGGGAAGTAAAACTATTCCCTACTCCCTACTCCCTACTCCCTGTATTTTGGTTTCTGTTTCCGATACCGGCAGTGGCATCCCGCAGGAGTATCTTGATAAAATTTTTGATAAATTTCAGCAGGTCAAAGGAACTGAAAAAAAAGGAACCGGCCTTGGACTTACAATCACAAGACACATAATTGAAACACACGGCGGCAATATAAAAGTAGAATCGGAATTAAACAAAGGCTCAAAATTTATATTTGAAATTCCAGTATAGTTTATGTATAATATATCACGAATAGAAGCACGAATAAAGGCATACATCACGAATTGATACGAATAACTGCATGATTTTATTTGTGATAATTCGTGATGATATTCGTGGTCTTTTTCGTGAATTAGGGGGATTTTATGGCAGAAGTGGTATTAAAAAATGTTAATAAGGTTTATCAGGGCAATGTAGTTGCTGCAAAAAATGTAGATGTTAAGATAAAAGACAAAGAGTTTTTTGTACTTGTGGGTCCTAGCGGCTGTGGAAAGTCAACAATTTTAAGAATGATTGCCGGGCTTGAAGAGATTACATCAGGTGAACTTTTTATAGATAATAAACGAATGAATGATGTGCCGCCAAAAGATAGAGATATCGCAATGGTGTTTCAGAACTATGCATTATATCCGCATATGAAGGTCTATGATAATATGGCGTTTGGATTGAAACTACGTGGGTATTCTAAAACAGAAATAGATAAACGAGTAAAAGAAGCAGGTGAAATTTTAGGTATGTCGCATCTGTTAAACAGATATCCTAAACAACTTTCAGGTGGACAAAGACAGCGGGTTGCAGTAGGCCGTGCAATTGTCCGAAAGCCAAAGGTTTTCTTGTTTGATGAGCCACTATCTAATCTTGATGCAAAAGTTCGGGTAGTGATGCGGTCTGAACTCAAAAAACTGCACGAACGACTTGACGCTACCACAATCTATGTAACACACGACCAGACAGAAGCGATTGCGATGGGCGACAAAATCTGCGTTGTAAAAGACGGGGTAGTTCAGCAGATAGATACACCATTAACAATCTATGATAAACCGAACAATAGATTCGTTGCTGGATTTATTGGTTCACCGCCGATGAATTTTTTTGAATGTAAAATTATTGAAGATTCAGAAGGTGTCTGGATTGATGAAGGTAGAATAAAAGTTAAAACACTGGACGAACAGAATGAACTAATAAAAAATTATATTGGTAAAACAGTAGATTTTGGAATAAGACCTGAAAATATCTACGATAAACTTTATGCTCGTGGCGCAACACCGTATAATACAATCACAGCAACCGTTGAGATAGTAGAACCGATGGGCTCGGAAGCATATCTGCATCTTACAACCGGATTGAACA
This DNA window, taken from Elusimicrobiota bacterium, encodes the following:
- a CDS encoding ABC transporter ATP-binding protein, whose protein sequence is MAEVVLKNVNKVYQGNVVAAKNVDVKIKDKEFFVLVGPSGCGKSTILRMIAGLEEITSGELFIDNKRMNDVPPKDRDIAMVFQNYALYPHMKVYDNMAFGLKLRGYSKTEIDKRVKEAGEILGMSHLLNRYPKQLSGGQRQRVAVGRAIVRKPKVFLFDEPLSNLDAKVRVVMRSELKKLHERLDATTIYVTHDQTEAIAMGDKICVVKDGVVQQIDTPLTIYDKPNNRFVAGFIGSPPMNFFECKIIEDSEGVWIDEGRIKVKTLDEQNELIKNYIGKTVDFGIRPENIYDKLYARGATPYNTITATVEIVEPMGSEAYLHLTTGLNKFVARVDAHTNVLENQNIELVFDMKKIHIFDKETELAVI